Proteins co-encoded in one Nitrospira sp. genomic window:
- a CDS encoding glutathione peroxidase, giving the protein MSFYDINLVTIDGTPQKMEVYRGKTLLIVNVASQCGFTPQYEGLQALYGTFKDRGFVVLGFPCNQFGQQEPGGEAEIEQFCTRNFSVTFPMFAKIDVNGVNAHPLYQYLKSEKPGILGTEGIKWNFTKFLVGSDGTVLKRYAPSEKPEMIEADLATKL; this is encoded by the coding sequence ATGAGTTTCTACGACATCAACCTCGTCACGATCGACGGCACGCCGCAGAAGATGGAGGTCTACCGCGGCAAGACGCTGCTCATCGTGAATGTCGCGAGCCAGTGCGGCTTCACGCCGCAGTATGAGGGCCTTCAGGCGCTCTACGGAACATTCAAAGATCGAGGTTTCGTGGTGCTCGGGTTCCCCTGTAACCAGTTCGGCCAGCAGGAGCCGGGCGGCGAAGCGGAGATTGAACAGTTCTGCACCAGGAACTTCAGTGTCACCTTTCCGATGTTCGCCAAGATCGACGTCAACGGCGTGAACGCACACCCGCTCTACCAATATCTGAAATCGGAGAAGCCCGGGATTCTCGGGACCGAGGGGATCAAATGGAACTTCACCAAGTTCCTCGTCGGTTCCGACGGCACGGTCTTGAAACGCTATGCGCCGAGTGAGAAGCCGGAGATGATCGAGGCCGATCTCGCTACGAAGCTCTAG
- a CDS encoding patatin-like phospholipase family protein codes for MCTQLVACQKATVDSTNLPAYPPPRMKPVLSLSTAHRPPLGAWLLIGCAMLLLGCEYVRPTMNAPLARWDAGYGYRSINLPPSRTGSSDSLFIIASFSGGGARASALAYGVLQELARTPIVWEGRQKRLVDELNIINAVSGGSFPATYYALYGDRIFQDFEVRFLRKNWESELRSRIFRSPSNWLRLWSPYFGRAHIFAELLDEALFDGHTFGDLVVRHQRPIINLHASDMASLSRFEFNQRQFDVICSDLNRLPLSVAAASSSALPLLLSPISMTNYAGQCGFQPPARLIEDRPTAWGRQRANELRSYLDAKKRPYIHLLDGGLSDNVGMRSVLETTALVGDLESTFQMLGAKKITKLVYLMVSAETAPDLNQYTLNEIPGLSRVSRALIDIPINRYSMDTMQLMNRAIQQWRVQLQHRSAGVSSVFAPDADIYFINASLTEVTDPVEEARLMNIATNLALTDEEVDHLLLAGSRLLRNDPEFHRLIRDLGNEALTTPIPSVTSHTP; via the coding sequence ATGTGTACACAGCTCGTTGCTTGTCAGAAAGCGACAGTTGACAGTACCAACTTGCCTGCGTACCCTCCCCCTCGCATGAAACCAGTCCTCTCTCTCTCGACAGCCCATAGGCCTCCGCTTGGCGCCTGGCTCTTGATCGGCTGCGCGATGCTGTTGCTCGGCTGCGAATACGTCCGCCCAACCATGAATGCGCCGTTGGCCCGATGGGACGCCGGGTACGGCTATCGCTCCATCAATCTACCTCCATCCAGAACCGGCAGCTCAGACAGCCTTTTCATCATCGCGTCATTTTCCGGTGGCGGCGCGCGTGCGTCAGCCCTTGCCTATGGCGTACTACAAGAACTGGCACGCACGCCGATTGTCTGGGAGGGACGCCAAAAACGGCTCGTGGACGAGCTGAATATCATCAATGCCGTCTCTGGAGGCAGTTTTCCCGCTACCTACTACGCCCTATATGGAGACCGGATCTTTCAAGATTTCGAGGTCCGTTTTCTACGGAAGAACTGGGAGAGCGAGCTCCGCTCACGAATCTTCCGGTCTCCATCCAACTGGCTCCGACTCTGGTCTCCCTATTTTGGCCGCGCCCACATCTTTGCTGAGTTATTGGACGAGGCACTGTTCGACGGCCATACCTTCGGCGATCTGGTCGTCAGACACCAGCGGCCCATCATCAATCTGCATGCCTCCGACATGGCCTCCCTTTCTCGATTTGAATTCAACCAACGGCAATTCGACGTGATCTGCTCAGACCTGAACCGATTGCCGTTGTCCGTTGCCGCCGCTTCGTCGAGCGCGCTCCCGCTGCTTCTCAGCCCGATTTCAATGACCAATTATGCCGGCCAATGCGGCTTTCAGCCACCGGCTCGGTTGATAGAAGACCGGCCCACCGCATGGGGCAGACAACGGGCGAACGAACTCCGCTCCTATCTTGACGCCAAAAAACGCCCCTATATCCATTTGCTGGACGGCGGCCTGTCCGATAACGTCGGCATGCGCAGTGTGTTGGAAACCACCGCGCTCGTGGGGGATCTGGAATCGACGTTTCAGATGCTCGGCGCCAAGAAGATTACAAAACTGGTCTATCTGATGGTGAGCGCAGAGACCGCGCCGGACCTCAATCAATATACACTCAATGAGATTCCCGGCCTCTCGCGGGTGAGCCGAGCCCTGATCGATATTCCCATCAATCGTTACTCCATGGACACCATGCAACTCATGAATCGAGCTATTCAGCAATGGCGCGTCCAATTGCAGCACCGATCAGCAGGTGTGTCCAGTGTCTTCGCACCCGACGCAGACATCTACTTCATCAATGCCAGTCTGACCGAAGTGACGGATCCGGTGGAAGAAGCGCGTCTGATGAATATCGCCACCAACCTGGCACTCACCGATGAGGAAGTCGATCATCTGTTGCTGGCGGGATCACGCTTACTTCGGAACGATCCAGAGTTTCACCGCTTGATAAGGGATCTAGGAAACGAGGCCTTGACGACTCCCATACCCTCCGTCACCTCCCACACTCCCTAA
- a CDS encoding type II toxin-antitoxin system HicA family toxin, whose translation MGKLRVLSGRDVCRILEQHDFQIVRQHGSHIVMASQAIITSV comes from the coding sequence ATGGGTAAACTCCGCGTCCTTTCTGGGCGAGACGTCTGCCGCATCCTCGAACAACACGATTTTCAGATCGTCCGTCAACACGGAAGCCATATCGTGATGGCGAGCCAAGCCATCATTACGTCGGTGTAG
- a CDS encoding type II toxin-antitoxin system HicB family antitoxin, with the protein MGTRSYTAIVEKEGASYVALCPELDVASQGETVESATANLKEAVELFLECADPAEVERRLHTQVFVTRFEAAHG; encoded by the coding sequence ATGGGAACAAGAAGCTATACGGCGATCGTCGAAAAGGAAGGAGCGAGTTATGTCGCGCTCTGCCCGGAACTGGACGTAGCCAGCCAAGGAGAGACGGTCGAATCGGCCACGGCCAATCTCAAAGAAGCGGTCGAACTGTTTCTCGAATGCGCCGATCCCGCCGAAGTCGAACGCCGGCTCCATACACAGGTTTTTGTCACCCGCTTCGAAGCGGCCCATGGGTAA
- a CDS encoding type II toxin-antitoxin system Phd/YefM family antitoxin: MGHLPASKARQGFADTINRAAYGKERVVVRRRGKDVAAVVPIADLRLLEDLEDRIDLADARAALAETKKKGAKSLDVILKDLGL, from the coding sequence ATGGGTCATCTTCCGGCCAGCAAAGCTAGGCAAGGGTTTGCGGATACGATCAATCGTGCGGCCTATGGGAAAGAGCGTGTGGTGGTGCGCCGACGCGGAAAAGACGTGGCCGCAGTTGTGCCGATTGCCGATTTACGACTCTTGGAAGACTTAGAAGATCGTATTGACCTGGCTGATGCGCGGGCTGCGTTGGCCGAAACGAAGAAAAAGGGAGCGAAATCGCTGGACGTGATTCTGAAGGACCTTGGCCTCTAG
- a CDS encoding type II toxin-antitoxin system RelE/ParE family toxin, translating into MSYSILLSPSAERQLRSFAPAIQKRLVKRMKMLQHHPRPQGVKKLTGEDSLYRIREGDYRIIYTIQDKELIVLIVKIGDRKEVYR; encoded by the coding sequence ATGTCTTACTCAATTCTTCTCTCCCCGTCTGCTGAACGCCAACTTCGATCCTTCGCTCCAGCGATCCAGAAACGCCTGGTCAAGCGCATGAAGATGTTGCAGCATCATCCACGTCCGCAGGGGGTGAAGAAACTCACTGGCGAAGACTCTCTCTACCGTATTCGCGAAGGCGATTACCGGATCATCTACACGATCCAAGATAAGGAGTTGATCGTCCTGATCGTCAAGATTGGCGACCGTAAAGAAGTCTATCGCTGA
- a CDS encoding methyltransferase domain-containing protein — translation MMNIFLVAIVLFLVLLLIGVVLYVRVPRTYQSADSVANSYDDWTNDGILEFYWGEHIHLGHYGSPPGNKDFLKAKSDFVHEMVRWGGLDKLPSGTTVLDVGCGIGGSSRMLAREYGCAVTGVTLSPQQVRRAQELTAPEVNAHFQVDDALALSFPDASFDVVWSVEAGPHMPDKAQFARELMRVLKPGGILVVADWNQRDDRQVPLNGWEKPVMRQLLDQWSHPAFSSIEEFSELLEATGLVAGDVTTADWTAETLPSWLDSIWQGVIRPAGIVRFGVSGFMKSLREVPTILLMRLAFGAGLCRFGMFRAVHAKVPTSARLSAQTDDRLVRS, via the coding sequence ATGATGAACATCTTCCTCGTGGCAATCGTCCTTTTCCTGGTCCTCCTGCTGATCGGAGTCGTGCTGTACGTGCGAGTCCCCCGCACATATCAGTCTGCCGATTCTGTCGCCAATTCTTATGATGATTGGACGAATGACGGCATCCTTGAGTTCTACTGGGGCGAACATATCCATCTGGGACACTATGGCTCTCCACCCGGCAACAAGGACTTTCTCAAAGCCAAGTCAGACTTTGTGCATGAAATGGTGCGTTGGGGTGGGTTAGACAAGCTTCCGTCCGGTACGACGGTGTTAGATGTGGGCTGCGGCATTGGCGGCAGCAGTCGCATGCTGGCGCGGGAGTATGGCTGTGCGGTCACCGGAGTCACCCTCAGCCCTCAGCAAGTCAGACGGGCTCAAGAACTGACCGCCCCAGAGGTGAATGCCCACTTTCAGGTCGATGATGCGCTGGCACTGTCGTTCCCCGATGCCAGTTTTGATGTGGTCTGGTCGGTCGAGGCAGGACCGCACATGCCGGATAAGGCACAATTTGCTCGAGAGCTTATGCGCGTGCTGAAACCGGGAGGAATTCTGGTTGTGGCCGATTGGAATCAGCGGGACGATCGCCAGGTTCCACTCAATGGTTGGGAAAAGCCGGTGATGCGGCAGCTGCTGGATCAGTGGTCTCATCCGGCCTTTTCGAGCATTGAAGAGTTTTCTGAATTACTGGAGGCCACCGGACTGGTGGCGGGTGACGTCACCACAGCCGATTGGACTGCCGAAACCTTACCCTCATGGCTCGATTCGATCTGGCAGGGCGTCATCCGTCCAGCAGGGATTGTTCGATTCGGCGTGAGCGGGTTCATGAAATCTTTGCGGGAAGTGCCCACGATTCTGTTGATGCGTCTGGCATTCGGGGCAGGGCTCTGTCGCTTTGGCATGTTTCGGGCTGTGCATGCCAAGGTCCCGACGAGTGCGCGGTTGTCCGCGCAGACGGATGACAGGCTGGTACGGTCATAA